CCATCAACCCGCAGACCGGCAAGATCGCATGGGAACACAAGGAGCAGTTCCCGCTGTGGGCCGGCACGCTCACCACGGCAGGCAATCTGCTGTTCACCGGCACGTCCGACGGCTACGTGAAAGCGTTCGACTCCAAGACCGGCAAGGAGCTGTGGAAGTTCCAGACCGGCTCCGGCGTGGTCTCGGTGCCGATCACCTGGCAGATGGACGGCGAGCAATACGTCGGCATCCAGTCCGGCTACGGCGGTGCCGTGCCGCTGTGGGGTGGCGACATGGCCGAGCTGACCAAGCAAGTCACGCAAGGCGGCTCGATGTGGGTCTTCAAGCTGCCCAAGCAAGTGGCCAGCAAGTAACCCACACCGCAGATCGACATGAGAAAAACAGCTGCGCTCATCCTCACGTGCGCAGCCGTGACACTGACCGGTATGGTCAGTGTCACGGCATCGGCACAGACACCCGGCGACAAGGCATCCGGCAATGCAGCGGATTTCGCCACGCCGGCATCCAACGAACCGCAGATCATCAACGGCTGCCCCATCTGGCCCTACACGCGCTGCCCCGGCGCGGACCTGCGACATGCCGATCTGGTCGGCAAGAACCTGGCAGGTTCCGATCTGCGCGGAGCCGACCTGACACGCGCCGACCTGCGCGGCGCGAATCTCGCGGCGGCCAATCTCGAAGGAGCGAACCTCACCGGAGCACGCCTGTCCAAGGCCACAGCCGCCAACACCGACTTCAAGAACGCCCGCTTCATCGGTGCCGATCTCGAAGGTGCGCGTTTGATGCGATCCGATTTTTCCGGCGCGGAGTTCATCGGCTCCAACCTTGAAATGGCGCGCTTCAATCACGCATGGTTCGTCGGCACCAAGTTCATCTCGAATGATCTGCAAGAAGCCAAGCTCGCGGCCACCAATCTGAAGGACGCCGTGTTCGAAGGCAACTTCGTGCGCTACACGCTGTTCCACGAATCGAACATGGAAGGCTGCAAGGGCTGCAAGAAAGAATGGGAGTGATCATCATGAAGACGCCACTGCGCAAGTCACTGCGGATCATGGCCACGCTTGCCGCTTCGCTGCTCACGGCCCACGCCGCGCAGGCCTACGAAGTCGTCAAGCCGCTGGTCGATACCGCATCGCTGCCCGCGTCCGCCAAGACCTGGGATGAGCCCAACCCACTGCGCAGCAACAAGGAAGCTGCCGTCATCGGCCGCAGCGCCTTCAATCAGGCCTGCGCGCAATGCCATGGTGCGGACGCCAACGGTTCGCGCTCGCCCGCGCCCGACCTGCGCCGTATGGGCCTTGGCTGCAGACGCATTCAGGACGAGGCCCTGCGCACGCGCTGCATGGGCGATGCCGATGCGTTCTTCATCAAATCGGTGCGCTACGGAAAGCAGAAATTCGGCATCGTTCACATGCCCCCATGGGAAGGCGTTTTGACACCGGATGTGGTCTGGTCGATTCGCAGCTTTGTGGAGACCGCACCGAAATAAAAAAAGAAGAAAAAGCGGTCCACACAGGCCGCTGAAGTCCGTCCGCCAGATCATGAATACCGCTCAGCCTCTTCTCTCACAACACCTGCGCATGCAATACGAGCCTGCGCAATCCGTCTGGACGCTGCACTCGCCTGAGGGGGCCGTGCAGCTCAACGACAGCGCGGCCGAAATCATGCGCCGCTGCGATGGCAAACACACCGTGGAAGCCATCGTCAGCGAGCTTGAAGAATTGTTTGAAACCGAGGGCATTGCGCCGCAAGTGCAGTCCCTGATAGATGAAGGAACACGCCGTGGCTGGCTCATCTGACAAGCTCCTGCAAGTGCGCGGCATCCTCGCCATGCTGTGCGCTGCACTCGTGCTGGTGTTCGCCTATCAATCCGCCAGCGAAGCGGCCAATGCAGTGTCTGCCAAGCTGCGCACGCAGGATGTTTCCGTGCTCGCCGCCACCTGTGTGACCTGTCACGCGCCCACGTCGGATGCGGGCGGCATCCCCG
This genomic stretch from Diaphorobacter sp. HDW4B harbors:
- a CDS encoding pentapeptide repeat-containing protein, with amino-acid sequence MRKTAALILTCAAVTLTGMVSVTASAQTPGDKASGNAADFATPASNEPQIINGCPIWPYTRCPGADLRHADLVGKNLAGSDLRGADLTRADLRGANLAAANLEGANLTGARLSKATAANTDFKNARFIGADLEGARLMRSDFSGAEFIGSNLEMARFNHAWFVGTKFISNDLQEAKLAATNLKDAVFEGNFVRYTLFHESNMEGCKGCKKEWE
- a CDS encoding cytochrome c produces the protein MKTPLRKSLRIMATLAASLLTAHAAQAYEVVKPLVDTASLPASAKTWDEPNPLRSNKEAAVIGRSAFNQACAQCHGADANGSRSPAPDLRRMGLGCRRIQDEALRTRCMGDADAFFIKSVRYGKQKFGIVHMPPWEGVLTPDVVWSIRSFVETAPK
- the pqqD gene encoding pyrroloquinoline quinone biosynthesis peptide chaperone PqqD — protein: MNTAQPLLSQHLRMQYEPAQSVWTLHSPEGAVQLNDSAAEIMRRCDGKHTVEAIVSELEELFETEGIAPQVQSLIDEGTRRGWLI